The Coffea arabica cultivar ET-39 chromosome 1e, Coffea Arabica ET-39 HiFi, whole genome shotgun sequence genome has a window encoding:
- the LOC113717984 gene encoding nucleolar protein 16-like, with translation MGRSRRKYRRSRPKVRVGLPKKHPNVFKPAFNLPPKLRTLLDPHSSKWDDTASVIHNYKSFGVVSNPNLLSVRSRTSHIIETDSLQVPPPPPSDDSNAFDSGSDLEEDDLKTALGKKRSDGKSAPLQPLTTMQRYHIGRLIDEYGEDYESMFKDTKLNKMQHSVATLKNLCRRYHTCQGKNPLIKK, from the exons ATGGGGAGGTCGCGAAGGAAGTACAGGAGGTCAAGGCCGAAGGTGCGGGTCGGGTTGCCAAAGAAACACCCTAACGTATTCAAGCCGGCCTTCAATCTTCCCCCGAAGCTCCGAACTCTGTTGGATCCCCACTCTTCCAAGTGGGACGACACAGCTAGCGTCATCCACAATTACAAGTCATTCGGCGTCGTTTCTAACCCCAACCTGCTCAGCGTACGCTCTCGCACCTCCCACATCATAGAAACCGATTCTCTTCAGGTCCCACCGCCGCCTCCATCCGACGACTCCAACGCCTTCGATTCCGGGAGCGATCTCGAAGAGGATG ATTTAAAGACAGCACTTGGGAAGAAGCGCAGTGATGGGAAAAGTGCACCATTGCAACCTCTAACTACCATGCAGCGCTATCACATTGGGCGACTTATAGATGAATATGGGGAGGACTATGAG AGCATGTTCAAGGATACAAAACTAAACAAGATGCAGCATTCAGTAGCAACGCTAAAGAACTTGTGCAGAAGATATCACACCTGTCAAGGGAAAAATCCTTTAATTAAGAAGTAA
- the LOC113717968 gene encoding probable E3 ubiquitin-protein ligase BAH1-like 1 isoform X1, whose product MKFCKKYEEYMQGQCQRKKLPGVGFKNLKKILKRCRRHLQSRDNTALVPDHFGDSNLCGRPSSCPDSCPVCDGTFFPSLLKEMSEVVGFFNEKAQRLLELHLASGFRKCFIWFKDKIQGNHIALIEEGKELVTYALINAIALRKILKKYDKIHYSKQGQVFKSQAHSRNLEILQSPWLCELMAFHINSQETKANTRNAPALFNGCSLIFKDEKPSLSCELFDSVKLELDLTCSICLDTVFDPVSLTCGHIFCYMCACKAGSVTIVDGLKAASPKEKCPLCREAGVYEGAVHLEELNILLSQSCPEYWAARLQSERAERIRQAKEHWESQCRAFMGI is encoded by the exons ATGAAGTTCTGCAAGAAGTACGAGGAATACATGCAAGGACAATGCCAGAGGAAGAAATTGCCTGGGGTTGGTTTCAAGAATCTCAAGAAAATCTTGAAAAGGTGTCGACGACACCTTCAATCCCGTGATAACACTGCCCTTGTTCCTGATCATTTCGGAGATTCTAACCTCTGCGGTAGACCCTCCTCTTGCCCGGACTCTTGCCCAG TGTGTGATGGCACGTTTTTCCCTTCGCTTCTGAAGGAAATGTCAGAAGTTGTTGGCTTCTTCAACGAGAAAGCCCAGAGGTTGCTTGAGCTCCATTTGGCATCGGGTTTCCGTAAGTGTTTTATTTGGTTTAAAGACAAAATACAAGGCAACCATATCGCACTGattgaagaaggcaaggagttGGTCACTTACGCACTGATTAATGCCATTGCCTTGCGTAAGATACTGAAGAAATATGATAAG ATACACTACTCCAAGCAAGGCCAAGTATTTAAGTCTCAAGCGCACAGTAGGAACCTTGAGATTCTCCAATCACCATGGCTATGTGAGCTGATGGCCTTTCACATAAATTCGCAAGAGACAAAGGCCAATACAAGGAATGCTCCTGCATTGTTCAACGGCTGTTCCCTCATATTTAAAGATGAAAAGCCTTCTCTTTCTTGTGAGCTCTTTGATTCAGTCAAGCTTGAACTGGACTTGACTTGTTCGATATGCTTG GATACAGTTTTTGATCCAGTGTCTTTGACTTGCGGTCATATATTCTGCTACATGTGTGCTTGCAAGGCAGGATCAGTGACCATAGTGGATGGATTAAAGGCAGCTAGTCCCAAGGAAAAGTGCCCCCTTTGCAGAGAG GCAGGAGTTTATGAAGGTGCAGTGCATTTGGAGGAGCTAAACATTCTATTAAGCCAAAG TTGTCCGGAGTACTGGGCGGCGCGACTACAGTCTGAACGAGCCGAAAGAATTAGACAAGCCAAGGAGCACTGGGAATCACAGTGTCGAGCATTCATGGGTATATAA
- the LOC113717968 gene encoding E3 ubiquitin-protein ligase NLA-like isoform X2: MKFCKKYEEYMQGQCQRKKLPGVGFKNLKKILKRCRRHLQSRDNTALVPDHFGDSNLCGRPSSCPDSCPVCDGTFFPSLLKEMSEVVGFFNEKAQRLLELHLASGFRKCFIWFKDKIQGNHIALIEEGKELVTYALINAIALRKILKKYDKIHYSKQGQVFKSQAHSRNLEILQSPWLCELMAFHINSQETKANTRNAPALFNGCSLIFKDEKPSLSCELFDSVKLELDLTCSICLDTVFDPVSLTCGHIFCYMCACKAGSVTIVDGLKAASPKEKCPLCREI; the protein is encoded by the exons ATGAAGTTCTGCAAGAAGTACGAGGAATACATGCAAGGACAATGCCAGAGGAAGAAATTGCCTGGGGTTGGTTTCAAGAATCTCAAGAAAATCTTGAAAAGGTGTCGACGACACCTTCAATCCCGTGATAACACTGCCCTTGTTCCTGATCATTTCGGAGATTCTAACCTCTGCGGTAGACCCTCCTCTTGCCCGGACTCTTGCCCAG TGTGTGATGGCACGTTTTTCCCTTCGCTTCTGAAGGAAATGTCAGAAGTTGTTGGCTTCTTCAACGAGAAAGCCCAGAGGTTGCTTGAGCTCCATTTGGCATCGGGTTTCCGTAAGTGTTTTATTTGGTTTAAAGACAAAATACAAGGCAACCATATCGCACTGattgaagaaggcaaggagttGGTCACTTACGCACTGATTAATGCCATTGCCTTGCGTAAGATACTGAAGAAATATGATAAG ATACACTACTCCAAGCAAGGCCAAGTATTTAAGTCTCAAGCGCACAGTAGGAACCTTGAGATTCTCCAATCACCATGGCTATGTGAGCTGATGGCCTTTCACATAAATTCGCAAGAGACAAAGGCCAATACAAGGAATGCTCCTGCATTGTTCAACGGCTGTTCCCTCATATTTAAAGATGAAAAGCCTTCTCTTTCTTGTGAGCTCTTTGATTCAGTCAAGCTTGAACTGGACTTGACTTGTTCGATATGCTTG GATACAGTTTTTGATCCAGTGTCTTTGACTTGCGGTCATATATTCTGCTACATGTGTGCTTGCAAGGCAGGATCAGTGACCATAGTGGATGGATTAAAGGCAGCTAGTCCCAAGGAAAAGTGCCCCCTTTGCAGAGAG ATTTAA
- the LOC113718009 gene encoding universal stress protein PHOS34 — protein MATGEKSVMVVGIDDSEHSFYALQWTLDHFFTPSPAVSPFRLVIVHAKPTPSSAIGLAGPGAADVLPYVDVDLKKIAARVLESAKEICSAKSVNDVAVEAVEGDARNVLCEAVEKHHASILVLGSHGYGAIKRAVLGSVSDYCVHHAHCTVMIVKKPKIKH, from the exons ATGGCGACGGGGGAGAAGTCGGTGATGGTGGTCGGAATCGACGACAGCGAGCACAGCTTCTATGCCTTGCAGTGGACATTGGATCACTTCTTTACTCCTTCACCAGCAGTCTCTCCATTCAGGCTCGTCATCGTCCATGCCAAGCCTACTCCTTCTTCTGCCATCGGCCTCGCCGGCCCTG GTGCGGCTGATGTGTTGCCGTACGTGGATGTGGATTTAAAGAAGATAGCGGCCAGAGTTCTGGAGAGTGCCAAGGAGATTTGTTCTGCTAAATCg GTGAATGATGTAGCTGTGGAAGCTGTCGAAGGTGATGCCAGGAACGTTCTTTGTGAAGCTGTGGAGAAACACCATGCCTCTATCTTGGTCCTTGGCAGTCATGGTTACGGAGCTATAAAGAG GGCTGTTTTGGGCAGCGTGAGTGATTACTGTGTTCATCACGCCCACTGCACCGTGATGATTGTGAAAAAGCCGAAAATCAAACACTAA
- the LOC113717992 gene encoding beta-glucosidase 11-like isoform X2 has product MSKLRSLSMAMYVDVVFLALTMSQMMARMVLVGSVENYTRADFPADFAFGAATSAYQVEGAAFEDGKMPSIWDTFVRAHSDFYGGATGDIACDQYHKYKEDVQCMVDTSLEAYRFSISWSRLIPNGRGPVNPKGLEYYNNLIDELIMHGIQPHVTMYHMDTPQALEDGYGGWLSRTMVRDFTVYADVCFKEFGDRVRHWTTVNEANAFAIGGYDNALIPPGRCSLPFGLACTKGNSSTEPYIAAHNMLLAHSSAVKLYNRKYKGSQHGFVGLNIYAPWFFPYTKATEDIKAAQRAIDFYIGWFLHPLVFGDYPDIMKKNAGTRIPALTRHDFELVKGSFDFIGLNHYATFYIKDDPSSHKMEIRDVNTDIAATIMYERGDSSLDQDNETSSGLYEVLEYIKRVYANPPTYVHENGQRTVRNGTLNDTARVEYMHAYIGTLLRALRNGANSKGYFMWSFLDGFEVVGGYQKGFGMYFVDLSDKQLKRYPKLSAHWYSNFLRGRSISPNEHVPVPSLCSSIINLSTRQRHDCS; this is encoded by the exons ATGTCGAAACTGAGGAGTTTGAGTATGGCGATGTATGTGGATGTGGTGTTTTTGGCGCTAACGATGTCGCAAATGATGGCGAGAATGGTATTGGTGGGCAGCGTGGAGAATTATACAAGAGCAGACTTCCCGGCCGACTTTGCTTTCGGCGCGGCCACTTCCGCATACCAA GTAGAAGGTGCCGCTTTCGAAGATGGGAAGATGCCCAGTATTTGGGATACCTTTGTTCGTGCCCATTCTG ATTTTTATGGTGGAGCTACTGGAGACATAGCATGTGATCAGTATCACAAGTACAAG GAAGATGTCCAGTGCATGGTTGACACAAGTTTGGAGGCCTACAGATTCTCTATTTCGTGGTCAAGACTTATTCCTA ATGGAAGAGGCCCTGTCAACCCCAAGGGATTAGAATATTACAACAATCTCATAGATGAACTCATCATGCATG GAATTCAGCCGCATGTCACTATGTACCACATGGATACTCCGCAAGCTCTTGAAGATGGATATGGGGGATGGCTTAGTCGGACTATGGT AAGAGACTTTACAGTGTATGCCGATGTGTGCTTCAAGGAATTTGGTGACAGGGTTCGGCATTGGACTACAGTAAATGAGGCCAATGCATTTGCAATTGGTGGTTATGATAACGCACTCATTCCCCCTGGGCGCTGCTCTCTGCCATTTGGATTGGCTTGTACCAAGGGTAACTCCTCAACTGAGCCGTACATTGCTGCTCATAACATGTTGTTGGCACATTCATCTGCTGTGAAACTGTACAACAGAAAATATAAG GGGAGTCAACATGGCTTTGTAGGACTAAACATCTATGCTCCGTGGTTCTTTCCATATACTAAGGCTACAGAAGATATCAAAGCAGCTCAAAGAGCCATTGATTTTTACATCGGTTG GTTTCTCCATCCATTGGTGTTTGGAGACTATCCTGACATAATGAAGAAGAATGCTGGAACAAGGATTCCAGCCCTCACTCGACATGATTTTGAGTTAGTTAAGGGCTCTTTTGATTTTATAGGGCTAAACCATTATGCAACATTCTACATCAAGGACGACCCTAGTAGCCATAAAATGGAGATCAGGGATGTCAACACTGATATTGCCGCAACCATCATGT ATGAGCGGGGTGATTCATCACTAGATCAG GATAATGAGACATCATCTGGTCTTTATGAGGTTCTGGAATACATCAAGAGAGTTTATGCAAACCCACCTACTTACGTCCATGAAAatg GTCAACGGACGGTTCGTAATGGAACACTTAATGACACGGCAAGGGTGGAATACATGCACGCATATATCGGCACTTTGCTTCGTGCTTTAAG GAATGGAGCAAACTCAAAAGGGTACTTCATGTGGTCATTCTTAGACGGTTTTGAGGTGGTGGGTGGCTATCAGAAGGGTTTTGGAATGTACTTTGTGGATTTGAGTGACAAGCAATTGAAAAGATACCCAAAGCTCTCCGCACACTGGTATTCCAATTTCCTCAGGGGAAGAAGCATCAGTCCCAATGAG CATGTTCCTGTCCCGAGTTTATGCTCCTCCATTATTAATTTGAGCACAAGACAAAGGCATGATTGTTCATAA
- the LOC113717992 gene encoding beta-glucosidase 11-like isoform X3, with product MSSAWLTQVWRPTDSLFRDGRGPVNPKGLEYYNNLIDELIMHGIQPHVTMYHMDTPQALEDGYGGWLSRTMVRDFTVYADVCFKEFGDRVRHWTTVNEANAFAIGGYDNALIPPGRCSLPFGLACTKGNSSTEPYIAAHNMLLAHSSAVKLYNRKYKGSQHGFVGLNIYAPWFFPYTKATEDIKAAQRAIDFYIGWFLHPLVFGDYPDIMKKNAGTRIPALTRHDFELVKGSFDFIGLNHYATFYIKDDPSSHKMEIRDVNTDIAATIMYERGDSSLDQDNETSSGLYEVLEYIKRVYANPPTYVHENGQRTVRNGTLNDTARVEYMHAYIGTLLRALSFNDSLFLVFHLQNIGRNGANSKGYFMWSFLDGFEVVGGYQKGFGMYFVDLSDKQLKRYPKLSAHWYSNFLRGRSISPNEHVPVPSLCSSIINLSTRQRHDCS from the exons ATGTCCAGTGCATGGTTGACACAAGTTTGGAGGCCTACAGATTCTCTATTTCGTG ATGGAAGAGGCCCTGTCAACCCCAAGGGATTAGAATATTACAACAATCTCATAGATGAACTCATCATGCATG GAATTCAGCCGCATGTCACTATGTACCACATGGATACTCCGCAAGCTCTTGAAGATGGATATGGGGGATGGCTTAGTCGGACTATGGT AAGAGACTTTACAGTGTATGCCGATGTGTGCTTCAAGGAATTTGGTGACAGGGTTCGGCATTGGACTACAGTAAATGAGGCCAATGCATTTGCAATTGGTGGTTATGATAACGCACTCATTCCCCCTGGGCGCTGCTCTCTGCCATTTGGATTGGCTTGTACCAAGGGTAACTCCTCAACTGAGCCGTACATTGCTGCTCATAACATGTTGTTGGCACATTCATCTGCTGTGAAACTGTACAACAGAAAATATAAG GGGAGTCAACATGGCTTTGTAGGACTAAACATCTATGCTCCGTGGTTCTTTCCATATACTAAGGCTACAGAAGATATCAAAGCAGCTCAAAGAGCCATTGATTTTTACATCGGTTG GTTTCTCCATCCATTGGTGTTTGGAGACTATCCTGACATAATGAAGAAGAATGCTGGAACAAGGATTCCAGCCCTCACTCGACATGATTTTGAGTTAGTTAAGGGCTCTTTTGATTTTATAGGGCTAAACCATTATGCAACATTCTACATCAAGGACGACCCTAGTAGCCATAAAATGGAGATCAGGGATGTCAACACTGATATTGCCGCAACCATCATGT ATGAGCGGGGTGATTCATCACTAGATCAG GATAATGAGACATCATCTGGTCTTTATGAGGTTCTGGAATACATCAAGAGAGTTTATGCAAACCCACCTACTTACGTCCATGAAAatg GTCAACGGACGGTTCGTAATGGAACACTTAATGACACGGCAAGGGTGGAATACATGCACGCATATATCGGCACTTTGCTTCGTGCTTTAAG TTTCAATGATAGCCTTTTTCTGGTCTTTCATCTTCAAAATATTGGAAGGAATGGAGCAAACTCAAAAGGGTACTTCATGTGGTCATTCTTAGACGGTTTTGAGGTGGTGGGTGGCTATCAGAAGGGTTTTGGAATGTACTTTGTGGATTTGAGTGACAAGCAATTGAAAAGATACCCAAAGCTCTCCGCACACTGGTATTCCAATTTCCTCAGGGGAAGAAGCATCAGTCCCAATGAG CATGTTCCTGTCCCGAGTTTATGCTCCTCCATTATTAATTTGAGCACAAGACAAAGGCATGATTGTTCATAA
- the LOC113717992 gene encoding beta-glucosidase 11-like isoform X1, which yields MSKLRSLSMAMYVDVVFLALTMSQMMARMVLVGSVENYTRADFPADFAFGAATSAYQVEGAAFEDGKMPSIWDTFVRAHSDFYGGATGDIACDQYHKYKEDVQCMVDTSLEAYRFSISWSRLIPNGRGPVNPKGLEYYNNLIDELIMHGIQPHVTMYHMDTPQALEDGYGGWLSRTMVRDFTVYADVCFKEFGDRVRHWTTVNEANAFAIGGYDNALIPPGRCSLPFGLACTKGNSSTEPYIAAHNMLLAHSSAVKLYNRKYKGSQHGFVGLNIYAPWFFPYTKATEDIKAAQRAIDFYIGWFLHPLVFGDYPDIMKKNAGTRIPALTRHDFELVKGSFDFIGLNHYATFYIKDDPSSHKMEIRDVNTDIAATIMYERGDSSLDQDNETSSGLYEVLEYIKRVYANPPTYVHENGQRTVRNGTLNDTARVEYMHAYIGTLLRALSFNDSLFLVFHLQNIGRNGANSKGYFMWSFLDGFEVVGGYQKGFGMYFVDLSDKQLKRYPKLSAHWYSNFLRGRSISPNEHVPVPSLCSSIINLSTRQRHDCS from the exons ATGTCGAAACTGAGGAGTTTGAGTATGGCGATGTATGTGGATGTGGTGTTTTTGGCGCTAACGATGTCGCAAATGATGGCGAGAATGGTATTGGTGGGCAGCGTGGAGAATTATACAAGAGCAGACTTCCCGGCCGACTTTGCTTTCGGCGCGGCCACTTCCGCATACCAA GTAGAAGGTGCCGCTTTCGAAGATGGGAAGATGCCCAGTATTTGGGATACCTTTGTTCGTGCCCATTCTG ATTTTTATGGTGGAGCTACTGGAGACATAGCATGTGATCAGTATCACAAGTACAAG GAAGATGTCCAGTGCATGGTTGACACAAGTTTGGAGGCCTACAGATTCTCTATTTCGTGGTCAAGACTTATTCCTA ATGGAAGAGGCCCTGTCAACCCCAAGGGATTAGAATATTACAACAATCTCATAGATGAACTCATCATGCATG GAATTCAGCCGCATGTCACTATGTACCACATGGATACTCCGCAAGCTCTTGAAGATGGATATGGGGGATGGCTTAGTCGGACTATGGT AAGAGACTTTACAGTGTATGCCGATGTGTGCTTCAAGGAATTTGGTGACAGGGTTCGGCATTGGACTACAGTAAATGAGGCCAATGCATTTGCAATTGGTGGTTATGATAACGCACTCATTCCCCCTGGGCGCTGCTCTCTGCCATTTGGATTGGCTTGTACCAAGGGTAACTCCTCAACTGAGCCGTACATTGCTGCTCATAACATGTTGTTGGCACATTCATCTGCTGTGAAACTGTACAACAGAAAATATAAG GGGAGTCAACATGGCTTTGTAGGACTAAACATCTATGCTCCGTGGTTCTTTCCATATACTAAGGCTACAGAAGATATCAAAGCAGCTCAAAGAGCCATTGATTTTTACATCGGTTG GTTTCTCCATCCATTGGTGTTTGGAGACTATCCTGACATAATGAAGAAGAATGCTGGAACAAGGATTCCAGCCCTCACTCGACATGATTTTGAGTTAGTTAAGGGCTCTTTTGATTTTATAGGGCTAAACCATTATGCAACATTCTACATCAAGGACGACCCTAGTAGCCATAAAATGGAGATCAGGGATGTCAACACTGATATTGCCGCAACCATCATGT ATGAGCGGGGTGATTCATCACTAGATCAG GATAATGAGACATCATCTGGTCTTTATGAGGTTCTGGAATACATCAAGAGAGTTTATGCAAACCCACCTACTTACGTCCATGAAAatg GTCAACGGACGGTTCGTAATGGAACACTTAATGACACGGCAAGGGTGGAATACATGCACGCATATATCGGCACTTTGCTTCGTGCTTTAAG TTTCAATGATAGCCTTTTTCTGGTCTTTCATCTTCAAAATATTGGAAGGAATGGAGCAAACTCAAAAGGGTACTTCATGTGGTCATTCTTAGACGGTTTTGAGGTGGTGGGTGGCTATCAGAAGGGTTTTGGAATGTACTTTGTGGATTTGAGTGACAAGCAATTGAAAAGATACCCAAAGCTCTCCGCACACTGGTATTCCAATTTCCTCAGGGGAAGAAGCATCAGTCCCAATGAG CATGTTCCTGTCCCGAGTTTATGCTCCTCCATTATTAATTTGAGCACAAGACAAAGGCATGATTGTTCATAA